The proteins below come from a single Prolixibacter sp. NT017 genomic window:
- the rpoB gene encoding DNA-directed RNA polymerase subunit beta — protein sequence MSSNTVNKRISFASTKSRFEYPDFLEVQIKSFKEFFQLGTSPEERKNEGLSSVFQENFPITDTRNNFVLEFLDYQVDPPRYSITECIERGLTYSVPLKAKLKLYCTDPEHEDFDTVVQDVYLGTVPYMTPSGSYVINGAERVVVSQLHRSPGVFFGQSVHANGTKLYSARIIPFKGSWIEFATDINNVMFAYIDRKKKLPVTTLLRAIGYESDKEILEIFGLADEVKVSKSGIKKVVGRKLAARVLKTWVEDFVDEDTGEVVSIERNEVIIDRETVIQPEHVDEILDSGAKTILLHKEEQNVGDYAIIYNTLQKDPCNSEKEAVLHIYRQLRNSEPPDDATARDVIEKLFFSEVRYDLGEVGRYRINKKLGLNIDMDTRVLTKEDIIEIIKYLIKLVNSKTDVDDIDHLSNRRVRTVGEQMYNQFGVGLARMARTIRERMNVRDNEVFTPVDLINSKTLSSVINSFFGTNALSQFMDQTNPLAEMTHKRRMSALGPGGLSRERAGFEVRDVHYTHYGRLCPIETPEGPNIGLISSLCVFAKITDLGFISTPYRKVETGKVSLSNDDVVYLTAEEEEGKIIAQANAPLKEDGEFVNNRIKSRLDADYPVAGPDEIALMDVGPNQIASIAASLITFLEHDDANRALMGSNMMRQAVPLLRPEAPIVGTGLEGYVVRDARVQIAAEGDGVIDYVDANKIVVKYDMTDEERFVSFNSDTKTYYLQKYQKTNQGTCVDLTPMVFKGQRVTKGELMTQGYATQKGELALGRNLKVAFMPWQGYNYEDAIVVSERIVREDIFTSVHIDEYSLEVRDTKRGAEEFTSDIPNVSEEATRNLDENGLIRIGANVKPGDIMIGKITPKGESDPSPEEKLLRAIFGDKAGDVKDASLKASPSLRGVVIDKKLFSRVMKEKKGKITSKPLLEQIDREFEAEIEKLNEILYDKIFTLVNGKTSQGVKDYFNTDIIPKGTKFTLKQLQAIDYLNVNPNKWTTDKDKNDMIRDLVNNYIMKYKEAEAVARRKRYNVTIGDELPAGILQLAKVYIAKKRKLQIGDKMAGRHGNKGIVSRIVRDEDMPFLDDGTPVDIVLNPLGVPSRMNLGQIYETVLGWAGRELGLTFATPIFDGASLDEILEYTNKAGVPRFGKTILHDGETGEPFDQPATVGVIYMLKLGHMVEDKMHARSIGPYSLITQQPLGGKAQFGGQRFGEMEVWALEAFGASHILQEILTVKSDDVIGRAKAYEAIVKGDPMPSPGIPESLNVLLHELRGLGLSVNLE from the coding sequence ATGTCTTCAAATACTGTAAATAAAAGAATTAGTTTTGCATCTACCAAGAGTAGGTTTGAGTACCCCGATTTCCTGGAGGTGCAGATTAAATCTTTCAAGGAATTTTTCCAGTTGGGAACCTCTCCTGAAGAACGGAAAAACGAAGGATTGAGTAGCGTTTTCCAGGAGAACTTCCCAATAACTGATACCCGAAATAATTTCGTCCTCGAATTTCTCGATTACCAGGTCGATCCGCCCCGATATTCGATTACCGAATGTATCGAGCGTGGGCTCACTTACAGTGTCCCCCTGAAAGCCAAATTAAAGCTTTACTGTACCGATCCCGAGCACGAAGATTTCGATACGGTGGTTCAGGATGTATATCTTGGCACCGTACCATACATGACACCCAGTGGCTCATACGTCATTAATGGTGCTGAAAGGGTAGTTGTATCTCAGCTGCACCGCTCACCCGGCGTATTCTTCGGTCAGAGTGTACATGCTAATGGAACCAAACTTTATTCAGCAAGGATTATTCCTTTCAAAGGTTCTTGGATCGAGTTTGCAACCGACATCAACAATGTGATGTTTGCATACATCGACCGGAAGAAAAAATTACCAGTTACCACCCTTTTGCGTGCGATTGGATACGAGAGTGATAAGGAGATTCTCGAAATCTTCGGTCTCGCTGATGAAGTGAAGGTTTCGAAGTCGGGAATTAAAAAGGTTGTTGGTCGAAAACTGGCTGCTCGTGTTCTGAAAACATGGGTAGAGGATTTTGTCGATGAAGATACCGGTGAGGTGGTATCCATCGAACGTAACGAAGTAATCATCGATCGTGAGACGGTTATTCAACCCGAACACGTTGATGAAATTCTTGATTCGGGTGCAAAAACGATCCTTCTGCACAAGGAAGAGCAGAATGTTGGTGACTATGCCATCATTTACAATACCTTACAGAAAGACCCGTGTAACTCGGAAAAAGAAGCGGTACTGCACATCTACCGGCAGCTGCGTAACTCTGAGCCGCCGGACGATGCAACCGCACGTGATGTGATCGAAAAATTGTTCTTCTCAGAAGTTCGTTATGACCTGGGAGAAGTAGGACGTTACCGTATCAATAAGAAGCTTGGGCTGAACATTGATATGGATACCCGCGTGCTTACCAAAGAGGACATTATCGAAATCATCAAGTACCTCATAAAGTTGGTCAACTCGAAAACTGATGTCGATGATATCGACCACTTGTCGAACCGTCGTGTTCGTACAGTTGGAGAGCAGATGTATAACCAGTTTGGTGTAGGTCTGGCCCGTATGGCGCGTACCATTCGTGAGCGAATGAACGTCCGCGACAACGAGGTGTTCACCCCGGTTGACCTGATTAACTCGAAGACTCTTTCTTCGGTTATCAACTCCTTCTTCGGCACCAATGCTCTGTCGCAGTTCATGGACCAAACCAACCCGTTGGCCGAAATGACGCACAAGCGTCGTATGTCGGCACTCGGTCCTGGTGGTCTGTCCCGCGAGCGTGCCGGTTTCGAGGTTCGTGACGTTCACTATACGCACTATGGTCGTCTGTGTCCGATCGAAACCCCGGAAGGTCCGAACATCGGTCTGATTTCTTCGCTTTGTGTATTTGCAAAGATTACTGACCTCGGATTTATTTCGACTCCTTACCGCAAGGTGGAAACCGGAAAAGTAAGTTTGAGCAATGATGATGTTGTTTACCTGACAGCTGAAGAAGAAGAGGGTAAAATCATCGCTCAGGCAAACGCACCACTGAAAGAAGACGGCGAATTTGTTAACAACCGTATTAAGTCGCGTCTCGACGCCGATTACCCGGTTGCCGGTCCGGACGAGATTGCTCTGATGGACGTTGGTCCTAACCAGATTGCATCGATTGCTGCATCATTGATTACTTTCCTCGAGCATGATGATGCCAACCGTGCATTGATGGGATCGAACATGATGCGTCAGGCTGTTCCACTGTTGCGTCCGGAAGCTCCGATTGTAGGAACCGGATTGGAAGGCTACGTGGTTCGTGATGCCCGCGTTCAGATTGCTGCTGAAGGCGATGGTGTTATCGACTATGTTGACGCGAACAAAATCGTTGTTAAATATGATATGACCGATGAGGAGCGCTTTGTGAGCTTCAATTCGGATACGAAAACATATTATCTACAAAAATATCAGAAAACCAACCAAGGTACTTGTGTCGACCTTACACCGATGGTTTTTAAGGGCCAGCGGGTAACGAAAGGCGAACTGATGACTCAGGGCTATGCAACCCAAAAAGGGGAGCTGGCACTGGGACGCAACCTGAAAGTTGCCTTCATGCCCTGGCAGGGATATAACTATGAGGATGCAATCGTGGTTTCCGAGCGGATTGTCCGCGAAGACATTTTCACTTCGGTTCACATCGACGAGTACTCGCTCGAAGTACGTGATACCAAGCGTGGAGCTGAGGAATTCACTTCCGATATTCCGAACGTAAGTGAAGAAGCGACCCGCAACCTTGATGAGAATGGTCTGATTCGCATTGGAGCCAATGTGAAACCGGGCGATATCATGATCGGTAAGATTACTCCGAAAGGAGAATCCGATCCTTCTCCGGAAGAAAAACTGCTCCGTGCTATCTTCGGTGACAAAGCCGGTGATGTGAAAGATGCTTCGTTGAAAGCTTCTCCTTCACTTCGTGGTGTAGTTATCGATAAAAAGCTTTTCTCCCGCGTGATGAAAGAGAAAAAAGGCAAGATTACCAGCAAGCCTTTGCTCGAACAAATTGACCGCGAGTTTGAAGCTGAAATTGAAAAACTGAACGAAATTCTGTACGATAAAATCTTTACCCTTGTTAATGGTAAAACATCGCAGGGTGTAAAAGATTACTTCAATACGGATATTATTCCGAAAGGAACCAAGTTCACCTTGAAGCAACTACAGGCAATCGATTATCTGAACGTGAATCCAAACAAATGGACGACCGATAAGGATAAGAACGATATGATTCGCGACCTTGTAAACAACTACATCATGAAATACAAGGAAGCGGAAGCTGTTGCCCGTCGTAAGCGTTACAACGTAACCATCGGTGATGAACTTCCTGCCGGAATTCTCCAGCTGGCCAAAGTTTATATTGCTAAAAAGCGGAAACTGCAGATTGGTGATAAGATGGCTGGTCGCCACGGTAACAAAGGTATTGTATCGCGTATTGTACGCGACGAAGACATGCCGTTCCTTGACGATGGAACTCCGGTGGATATCGTATTGAACCCGCTGGGTGTACCGTCGCGTATGAACTTGGGACAGATTTACGAAACCGTTCTGGGGTGGGCCGGTAGAGAACTGGGATTGACATTTGCCACTCCTATTTTCGACGGTGCATCACTCGACGAGATTTTGGAATATACCAATAAAGCAGGTGTTCCACGTTTCGGTAAAACTATCCTTCATGACGGTGAAACCGGTGAGCCATTTGACCAGCCGGCCACTGTAGGTGTTATCTACATGCTGAAACTGGGTCACATGGTTGAAGATAAGATGCACGCCCGTTCAATCGGTCCGTACTCGCTTATTACGCAGCAGCCACTTGGTGGTAAAGCGCAATTCGGTGGTCAGCGTTTTGGAGAGATGGAGGTTTGGGCACTCGAAGCATTTGGTGCATCACACATCCTGCAGGAAATTCTGACGGTGAAATCCGACGACGTCATCGGAAGGGCAAAAGCCTACGAAGCCATTGTAAAAGGCGATCCGATGCCAAGTCCGGGTATCCCCGAATCGTTGAATGTATTGTTACACGAACTCAGGGGACTCGGATTGAGCGTAAACCTCGAGTAG
- the rplL gene encoding 50S ribosomal protein L7/L12, producing the protein MADLKKLAEELVNLTVKDVTELAEILKEEYGIEPAAAAVAVAGPAAGGEGAAEEAQTEFDVILKAAGGSKLAVVKLVKELAGVGLKEAKELVDGAPKAIKEKVSKEEAESLKSQLEEAGAEVELK; encoded by the coding sequence ATGGCAGATCTTAAAAAGCTTGCAGAAGAACTGGTAAATCTGACTGTAAAAGATGTTACTGAACTGGCTGAGATCCTGAAAGAAGAATATGGCATCGAGCCTGCAGCTGCTGCTGTAGCCGTTGCTGGTCCTGCTGCTGGTGGCGAAGGTGCCGCTGAAGAAGCTCAAACTGAGTTTGATGTTATCCTGAAAGCTGCTGGTGGTTCTAAGTTGGCCGTAGTAAAACTGGTTAAGGAATTAGCTGGTGTGGGTCTGAAGGAAGCCAAAGAATTGGTTGACGGTGCGCCGAAAGCCATCAAAGAAAAAGTCTCGAAAGAAGAAGCAGAATCTCTTAAATCTCAACTTGAAGAAGCTGGAGCTGAAGTTGAACTCAAATAA
- the rplJ gene encoding 50S ribosomal protein L10: MKRSEKIEVIDQLTEQINSYSHFYLADIADLDAEKSSNLRRLCHKREVKLIVVKNTLLRKALENSEKETETLYDVLKGNTSILFSNTGNAPAKLIKEFAKANKKPVLKGAYVEESTYVGADQLEVLVNIKSKEELLADVIALLQSPAKNLISALQSGGSTISGVLKTLEERNA, from the coding sequence ATGAAAAGATCCGAAAAAATAGAGGTTATTGATCAATTAACCGAGCAGATCAATTCATACAGTCATTTTTACTTGGCCGATATAGCTGACCTGGATGCCGAAAAGTCAAGCAACTTACGGCGGTTGTGTCACAAGCGTGAAGTAAAACTGATTGTAGTTAAGAATACGCTGCTCCGTAAAGCCCTCGAGAATTCTGAAAAAGAAACTGAGACGCTTTATGATGTACTGAAAGGAAATACCTCCATTCTGTTTAGCAATACAGGTAATGCACCGGCAAAACTCATCAAAGAGTTCGCTAAGGCAAACAAGAAACCTGTATTAAAAGGTGCTTATGTCGAAGAATCAACTTACGTTGGCGCCGATCAGTTGGAAGTATTGGTAAATATCAAATCGAAAGAAGAATTGCTTGCAGACGTTATCGCACTGCTCCAGTCACCGGCCAAGAATCTTATCTCGGCTCTTCAGTCTGGAGGTTCAACAATTTCTGGTGTATTGAAAACATTGGAAGAGCGTAACGCCTAA
- the rplA gene encoding 50S ribosomal protein L1 gives MAKVTKNKKAALEKLEAGKVYTLEEASSLVKEITSSKFDASVDIDVRLGVDPRKANQMVRGVVTLPHGTGKSVKVLALVTPDKEAEAKEAGADYVGLDEYIEKIKGGWTDVDVVITMPPVMGKVGQLGRVLGPRGLMPNPKSGTVTMEVGKAIQEVKMGKIDFKVDKYGIVHTSVGKVSFESDKIEANIREFVHTIQKLKPAAAKGTYIRSIYVSSTMSPGIQVEPKSCLD, from the coding sequence ATGGCAAAAGTTACCAAAAATAAAAAGGCTGCTTTGGAGAAACTCGAAGCCGGGAAAGTCTATACTTTGGAAGAAGCGTCATCGCTGGTGAAAGAAATTACCAGTAGCAAATTCGATGCTTCGGTTGATATAGATGTCCGTCTCGGAGTCGATCCCAGGAAAGCCAACCAAATGGTACGCGGTGTTGTGACTTTGCCCCATGGAACCGGTAAATCAGTAAAAGTGCTGGCACTGGTAACTCCTGATAAGGAAGCCGAAGCCAAAGAAGCAGGTGCTGATTATGTTGGTCTGGATGAATACATCGAGAAAATCAAAGGCGGTTGGACCGATGTAGACGTTGTGATCACCATGCCTCCGGTAATGGGAAAAGTAGGTCAGTTGGGTCGTGTTCTTGGACCTCGTGGTCTGATGCCCAATCCCAAAAGTGGAACCGTTACCATGGAAGTTGGTAAGGCTATCCAGGAAGTAAAGATGGGTAAGATCGACTTCAAAGTTGACAAATATGGTATTGTTCATACCTCAGTTGGAAAAGTATCATTCGAATCGGATAAAATCGAGGCGAACATCCGCGAGTTTGTACATACCATTCAGAAATTAAAGCCCGCCGCTGCAAAAGGTACATACATTAGAAGCATTTATGTTTCAAGTACCATGAGCCCAGGGATTCAGGTTGAACCTAAGTCTTGCTTGGACTAA
- the rplK gene encoding 50S ribosomal protein L11 → MAKEVAGLIKLQIKGGAANPSPPVGPALGAKGVNIMQFCKQFNARTQEQAGKVLPVVITVYADKSFDFIVKTPPVAVQLIDAAKVKKGSPEPHVNKVGEVSWDQVKEIAEGKMTDLNCFTVESAMRMVAGTARSMGITVTGDSPFNN, encoded by the coding sequence ATGGCAAAAGAAGTTGCTGGATTAATTAAATTACAGATTAAAGGTGGTGCAGCTAATCCCTCACCTCCCGTAGGTCCGGCCCTTGGTGCCAAAGGGGTGAACATCATGCAGTTCTGCAAGCAGTTTAATGCCAGGACGCAGGAGCAGGCAGGCAAAGTATTACCGGTAGTAATTACCGTGTATGCCGATAAGTCATTCGACTTTATCGTAAAAACACCGCCTGTAGCAGTTCAGCTTATTGATGCAGCAAAGGTAAAGAAAGGATCTCCGGAGCCTCACGTAAACAAAGTGGGAGAGGTATCATGGGATCAGGTGAAGGAAATTGCCGAAGGCAAAATGACTGACCTGAACTGTTTCACCGTGGAATCGGCGATGCGTATGGTTGCCGGTACCGCTCGGAGTATGGGGATTACCGTAACAGGAGACTCTCCATTTAATAACTAA
- the nusG gene encoding transcription termination/antitermination protein NusG, with protein sequence MSEIQRKWYVLRTIGGKEKKVKEYIENEVANAGLQDYISQVLIPTEKVYQIRNGKKVAKERNFFPGYVLIEAALVGEIPHMLKNITNVIGFLGDTKGGDPVPMRQSEVNRILGKVDELQESGEGFEVPFVVGETIKVTDGPFNGFNGIIEEVNEEKKKLKVMVKIFGRKTPLELSFMQVEKE encoded by the coding sequence ATGAGTGAAATTCAACGCAAATGGTATGTTCTTCGAACCATCGGAGGAAAAGAAAAGAAGGTAAAAGAATATATCGAAAATGAAGTTGCGAATGCTGGTCTTCAGGATTACATTTCACAGGTTTTAATCCCGACGGAGAAGGTATATCAAATCCGCAACGGAAAGAAAGTGGCAAAAGAACGCAACTTCTTCCCGGGTTACGTCCTGATTGAAGCAGCATTGGTGGGAGAGATTCCACACATGCTAAAGAACATTACCAATGTGATTGGTTTTCTGGGTGACACAAAGGGCGGCGATCCCGTTCCGATGCGTCAGTCGGAGGTAAACCGAATTCTTGGTAAGGTCGACGAGCTTCAGGAAAGTGGCGAAGGCTTTGAAGTACCGTTCGTTGTTGGTGAGACCATCAAAGTGACCGACGGACCATTTAACGGTTTCAACGGAATCATTGAAGAAGTCAATGAGGAGAAGAAGAAACTGAAAGTAATGGTGAAGATTTTCGGTCGAAAAACTCCTTTGGAGCTTAGCTTTATGCAAGTGGAAAAGGAGTAA
- the secE gene encoding preprotein translocase subunit SecE, with translation MISSTLITRQSRKEKQNELNSDMKIQSYFSEAYTELVHKVTWPTWKELQNSAVVVMVASLIIALFIFLIDLVFENAMKFIYSLFY, from the coding sequence ATGATAAGTTCGACTCTTATTACCCGACAATCTCGTAAAGAGAAACAAAACGAATTAAATTCGGATATGAAGATACAATCTTATTTCTCTGAAGCCTACACAGAGTTGGTGCACAAAGTAACATGGCCAACCTGGAAGGAATTACAGAATAGTGCAGTAGTAGTAATGGTTGCTTCCTTAATAATCGCACTGTTTATATTTTTAATCGATCTCGTTTTCGAGAATGCGATGAAATTTATATACAGTTTATTCTATTAA
- the tuf gene encoding elongation factor Tu has translation MAKEHYDRSKDHVNIGTIGHVDHGKTTLTAAITKVLAKKGLSEIKEFDSIDNAPEEKERGITINTAHVEYQTENRHYAHVDCPGHADYVKNMVTGAAQMDGAILVVAATDGPMPQTREHILLARQVNVPRIVVFMNKVDMVDDEELLELVEMEVRELLEFYEFDGDNTPVIQGSALGALNGEEEWEEKVMELMNAVDTWIPLPPRDIDKDFLMPVEDVFSITGRGTVATGRIETGVVHTGDELQMIGLGAEGRKTVCTGVEMFRKILDDGQAGDNVGLLLRGVDKKEIKRGMILAKPGSITPHTKFKAEIYVLKKEEGGRHTPFHNKYRPQFYLRTLDVTGEISLPEGTEMVMPGDNVSITVELIYPVALNLGLRFAIREGGRTVGAGQVTEIVE, from the coding sequence ATGGCTAAAGAACATTACGACAGGTCCAAAGACCACGTGAACATTGGTACCATTGGCCACGTGGACCACGGTAAGACAACACTTACAGCTGCAATCACTAAAGTTTTGGCAAAAAAGGGATTGTCTGAAATAAAAGAATTCGATTCTATTGACAATGCACCTGAAGAAAAAGAGCGTGGTATTACTATTAATACTGCTCACGTAGAGTACCAGACTGAGAACCGTCACTATGCGCACGTTGACTGTCCTGGTCACGCCGACTATGTTAAGAACATGGTAACTGGTGCTGCTCAGATGGACGGAGCTATTCTTGTAGTAGCTGCTACTGATGGTCCTATGCCTCAGACTCGTGAGCACATCCTGTTGGCTCGCCAGGTAAACGTTCCTCGTATCGTTGTTTTCATGAACAAAGTTGACATGGTTGACGATGAGGAATTGCTGGAACTGGTTGAGATGGAAGTACGCGAACTGCTCGAATTCTACGAATTCGACGGTGACAATACTCCTGTTATTCAGGGTTCTGCTTTGGGTGCACTGAACGGTGAAGAAGAGTGGGAAGAAAAAGTAATGGAACTGATGAATGCAGTTGATACTTGGATTCCGCTGCCTCCGCGTGACATCGACAAAGACTTCCTGATGCCGGTAGAGGATGTATTCTCTATTACTGGTCGTGGAACTGTTGCTACAGGTCGTATCGAAACTGGTGTTGTTCATACTGGTGACGAGCTGCAGATGATTGGTTTGGGTGCTGAAGGTCGTAAGACTGTATGTACCGGAGTTGAAATGTTCCGTAAGATTCTTGATGACGGACAGGCTGGTGACAACGTAGGTTTGTTGCTGCGTGGTGTTGACAAGAAAGAAATCAAGCGTGGTATGATTCTGGCTAAGCCGGGTTCAATCACTCCTCACACCAAGTTCAAAGCTGAGATTTACGTACTGAAGAAAGAAGAAGGTGGTCGTCACACTCCTTTCCACAACAAATACCGTCCGCAGTTCTATCTGCGTACGCTTGACGTAACCGGTGAAATTTCTCTTCCTGAAGGAACAGAAATGGTAATGCCTGGCGACAACGTATCAATTACTGTTGAGCTGATTTACCCGGTAGCATTGAACCTCGGTCTGCGTTTCGCAATCCGCGAGGGTGGTCGTACCGTAGGTGCTGGTCAGGTTACTGAGATTGTAGAGTAA
- the hpf gene encoding ribosome hibernation-promoting factor, HPF/YfiA family: MDVKVQAVHFKADQKLIEFCEKKVNKLDLFFDGIIGADIVLKLVNDEEKENKVSEIKLSVPSNENLFAKKQARTFEEATDLAIDALRRQLKKYKEKLKAK, from the coding sequence ATGGACGTTAAAGTACAAGCAGTTCATTTCAAAGCCGATCAGAAGCTGATCGAATTTTGTGAAAAAAAAGTAAACAAGTTGGACTTGTTCTTTGACGGGATTATCGGTGCCGATATAGTGCTGAAACTGGTAAACGACGAGGAAAAGGAAAACAAAGTATCGGAGATAAAACTGTCCGTTCCTTCCAATGAAAACCTCTTTGCCAAAAAGCAGGCCCGAACCTTCGAGGAAGCGACCGATTTGGCGATCGATGCGTTGCGTCGTCAGCTCAAGAAATACAAGGAAAAACTAAAGGCTAAATAA